The Corynebacterium suranareeae genome window below encodes:
- a CDS encoding serine hydrolase domain-containing protein has protein sequence MRRHPLTITTPTAGDSELAQLLLENLPLNRKVYAACLAVSGPGGTRIATVGCNLHDTFHIGSVSKALNGLIYTDLVQEGLISPDDRLEDFLPLSGTAAGSVTLESCLTHTSGLPPTGGGFRSTLRALSSVFTGGDPQPEDIDDLIGQLRRSELENTGHFSYSNLAASALGHVLAIADGTNYPDLVHNRLAQPLSCSRLRAQKPKEQNLPHDLDALTVWNTRQKPWTGQGYAPAGVIRGSAQDFATILTTLLNENNIYDDAFRIRYTDETNSVAAGWIIDHDNGRPIAWHNGFASGFGAHMVLDRQRRHGAFISVMTPWPDPDIETIAMKILDVAP, from the coding sequence ATGAGACGTCACCCTCTGACAATCACTACACCAACAGCAGGAGATAGTGAACTTGCACAGTTATTGCTGGAAAATCTTCCACTCAACCGCAAAGTGTATGCCGCCTGTCTTGCAGTAAGTGGTCCGGGTGGTACCCGTATCGCTACCGTTGGGTGCAACCTTCACGACACGTTTCATATCGGTTCAGTAAGCAAAGCTCTCAATGGCTTGATCTATACCGACTTGGTCCAGGAGGGACTGATCTCACCGGACGATCGACTTGAAGATTTCCTCCCGTTGAGTGGCACAGCTGCAGGTTCGGTAACACTGGAATCATGCCTGACACATACCTCAGGGCTGCCTCCAACAGGTGGAGGATTCCGCTCTACATTACGAGCACTTTCCTCCGTGTTCACCGGCGGAGATCCACAGCCCGAGGATATCGATGATCTAATAGGTCAACTACGCCGTTCAGAACTAGAAAATACAGGTCACTTTAGTTATTCCAACCTCGCTGCCTCCGCATTAGGCCACGTGTTGGCTATAGCTGACGGCACTAACTATCCCGACTTGGTCCACAATCGACTAGCTCAACCGTTGAGTTGTTCACGACTACGGGCGCAAAAGCCGAAGGAACAAAATCTCCCACATGACCTCGACGCACTCACGGTCTGGAACACCCGACAAAAACCTTGGACTGGGCAAGGTTACGCACCCGCTGGCGTTATCAGGGGAAGCGCACAAGACTTCGCGACGATCCTCACAACACTTCTTAATGAGAACAATATCTACGACGACGCGTTTCGGATTCGCTACACCGATGAAACCAATTCCGTCGCCGCTGGCTGGATCATTGACCACGACAATGGTCGACCCATAGCTTGGCACAATGGTTTCGCATCCGGATTCGGTGCACACATGGTATTGGATCGGCAACGTCGCCACGGAGCGTTCATCTCTGTAATGACCCCGTGGCCTGACCCCGACATCGAAACAATCGCAATGAAGATATTGGATGTTGCACCATAA